A section of the Elizabethkingia anophelis R26 genome encodes:
- the uvrA gene encoding excinuclease ABC subunit UvrA, protein MENTDFIEVYGAREHNLKDINVKIPRNELVVITGLSGSGKSSLAFDTIFAEGQRRYIETFSAYARQFLGGLERPDVDKIEGLSPVIAIEQKTTSKNPRSTVGTVTELYDFLRLLFARVSDAYSADSGDKMIGYSEEQILEAIRESYSSQKILLLSPVVRSRKGHYRELFAQYSKKGYLQARVDGEIIDIEPDLKLDRYKTHDIEIVVDRLIIGEAASEARIQKSLSTALHLGEGIVMIQKFGEDNFRYFSKNLMDAATGESIPLPEPNTFSFNSPKGSCPTCKGLGNIKKINTDFFVENPKLSINQGALLPLEDIKNNKWLLTQIKSILELYDLDLSTPFNKIPEEALELIYNGCHQDIVKDLKHAGISKKIKINFEGLIPFLEQVVEDKESYEATLIERHFTTDEVCPDCHGARLQPSSLQFKIDGKNISEVSALSLSELQEWLEEVKDKFSEKNKIIAHEILKEIQSRLGFLLDVGLDYLSLSRATRTLSGGESQRIRLATQIGSQLVNVLYILDEPSIGLHQRDNERLINSLKNLRDIGNSVIVVEHDKDMILEADHVLDIGPKAGKFGGEILWQGKPDELIKADTITADYITGKRKIEIPAERRKGNGKSIVLKGAKGNNLKNVNLEVPLGQLVVVTGISGSGKSSLINGTLYPILNRHFYRSVQEPLPYKSIEGIDNIDKIVDVDQSPIGRTPRSNPATYTGVFTDIRNLFAELPEAKIRGYKPGRFSFNVKGGRCETCQGAGLKLIEMHFLPDVYVHCETCNGKRFNRETLEVRYKGKSISDVLDMTINEAVEFFQPIPKIFAKVKTLQDVGLGYITLGQQSTTLSGGEAQRIKLATELAKKQTGNTLYILDEPTTGLHFEDVKVLLNAIEQLVDMGNSFIIIEHNMDVIKMADHIIDIGPEGGKHGGKIVAEGTPEQIIKNKNSLTAKFLKKEL, encoded by the coding sequence ATGGAAAACACAGATTTCATTGAAGTGTATGGTGCCCGCGAGCACAACCTGAAAGACATTAACGTAAAAATTCCACGTAACGAATTGGTCGTTATTACAGGGCTTTCCGGTAGTGGAAAATCATCACTGGCTTTTGATACAATATTTGCAGAGGGTCAAAGAAGATATATCGAAACTTTTTCAGCCTATGCCCGACAGTTTTTAGGTGGATTAGAGCGTCCTGATGTCGACAAAATTGAAGGCTTATCTCCGGTTATTGCTATCGAACAGAAAACAACATCTAAAAACCCACGTTCTACGGTAGGTACAGTTACGGAATTGTATGACTTCCTCCGTTTACTCTTTGCAAGAGTTTCGGATGCTTATTCAGCAGATTCCGGAGATAAAATGATTGGTTACTCTGAAGAACAAATTCTGGAGGCTATTCGCGAAAGCTATAGTAGTCAAAAAATACTATTACTCTCTCCGGTTGTAAGATCCAGAAAAGGGCATTACCGTGAGCTTTTTGCTCAATATTCTAAAAAAGGATATCTACAAGCCAGAGTAGATGGTGAGATAATCGATATAGAACCAGATCTAAAACTTGACAGGTATAAAACACATGATATAGAAATCGTTGTAGACCGCCTTATTATAGGAGAAGCTGCTTCTGAAGCAAGAATTCAGAAATCATTGTCTACAGCATTACATTTGGGTGAAGGAATTGTCATGATTCAGAAATTTGGAGAAGATAACTTCAGATATTTTAGTAAAAATCTTATGGATGCGGCAACAGGGGAGTCTATACCTTTGCCGGAACCTAATACTTTTTCTTTTAACTCTCCAAAGGGTAGCTGCCCAACCTGTAAAGGACTAGGAAATATCAAGAAGATTAATACAGACTTTTTTGTAGAAAATCCTAAGCTTTCTATTAATCAGGGGGCTTTATTACCACTTGAAGATATTAAGAATAATAAATGGTTGCTTACTCAGATCAAATCTATTTTAGAGCTTTATGATCTGGACTTATCCACACCTTTTAATAAAATTCCGGAGGAAGCATTAGAGCTTATATACAATGGTTGCCATCAGGATATTGTAAAGGATCTGAAGCATGCCGGAATCAGTAAAAAGATTAAAATAAACTTTGAAGGTCTTATTCCTTTTCTGGAGCAGGTTGTTGAAGATAAAGAAAGCTATGAAGCAACATTAATAGAAAGACATTTTACAACTGATGAAGTATGCCCGGACTGTCATGGAGCAAGATTACAACCTTCCAGCTTACAATTTAAAATAGACGGTAAAAATATTTCAGAAGTTAGTGCTCTTTCACTTTCCGAACTTCAGGAATGGCTGGAAGAAGTAAAAGATAAATTCTCTGAAAAGAATAAAATTATCGCTCACGAAATTCTGAAAGAAATTCAGAGTCGTTTAGGCTTTCTTTTGGATGTAGGATTAGATTATTTAAGTCTGAGCCGTGCAACCCGAACCCTTTCCGGAGGAGAATCTCAGCGTATCCGTTTGGCAACGCAGATAGGATCTCAATTGGTAAATGTTCTCTATATTCTGGATGAACCATCTATCGGTCTTCATCAGCGTGACAATGAAAGACTTATCAACTCTCTTAAGAACCTTAGAGATATAGGTAATTCCGTTATTGTGGTAGAACACGATAAAGATATGATTCTTGAAGCCGACCATGTATTGGATATTGGGCCTAAAGCAGGAAAGTTCGGTGGAGAGATTCTATGGCAGGGAAAACCAGATGAACTGATAAAAGCAGATACGATAACCGCTGACTATATTACCGGTAAGAGAAAAATAGAAATTCCTGCAGAAAGAAGAAAAGGAAACGGTAAATCCATCGTCTTAAAAGGAGCAAAAGGGAACAATCTTAAAAATGTAAACCTTGAAGTACCATTAGGGCAACTGGTTGTGGTAACAGGTATCTCCGGAAGTGGAAAATCCTCTCTGATTAACGGAACGCTATATCCGATTCTTAACAGACATTTCTACAGAAGTGTGCAGGAGCCTTTACCATATAAGAGTATTGAGGGAATAGATAATATCGACAAGATTGTAGATGTAGATCAGTCTCCAATCGGAAGAACCCCACGTTCCAACCCTGCAACCTATACCGGAGTATTTACAGATATACGAAACCTTTTTGCAGAACTTCCTGAGGCCAAAATACGTGGTTATAAACCAGGAAGATTCTCTTTTAACGTAAAAGGCGGAAGATGTGAAACCTGTCAGGGTGCAGGACTAAAGCTTATTGAAATGCATTTCCTTCCTGATGTTTATGTACACTGTGAAACCTGCAATGGGAAACGCTTCAACAGAGAAACACTGGAGGTTCGTTACAAAGGAAAATCTATTTCCGATGTACTGGACATGACTATTAATGAGGCTGTGGAATTCTTCCAACCAATACCAAAGATTTTTGCAAAGGTTAAAACCTTACAGGATGTTGGTTTAGGTTATATTACCTTAGGCCAGCAGTCTACAACGCTTTCCGGTGGAGAGGCTCAACGTATAAAGCTAGCTACTGAACTGGCTAAAAAACAAACTGGAAATACACTTTATATATTAGACGAACCTACTACCGGACTTCATTTTGAGGATGTAAAGGTCTTGCTAAATGCAATAGAGCAGCTGGTAGATATGGGGAACTCTTTCATCATTATAGAACACAACATGGATGTTATAAAAATGGCAGACCATATTATTGATATAGGACCGGAAGGGGGTAAACATGGAGGTAAGATTGTTGCAGAAGGAACTCCTGAACAG